The genomic interval TTTCCTTTTATTCNNNNNNNNNNTGCTTAGTTATCACCAGCTAAGTGGGCTGGCTAGATGGCCCAGTGAGTAAAAGTGCTTACTCCCAAAAAAGTACCTGTTTTGATAACTATTACAAAGTGAAATCAAATTATGAACCCACCAGTACCTGAACCATTAATAATGCTGGAAGATTTACAGTATGGTAATCTCCCAATGACTGGATCAATCACCTGAGCACTAAGATTTGGACAAGGAAGTTTTTTAAGGGATCATGTGATATTGGGAAATATTACATAACCATAGAATCATGAGCATATGCCAAGATCTTAACAGGAGATCTTAACAggataaaaataaggaaaacatattCAAAAATGAACAGCTTAATAACTTCTATGTGAAgtcaaattaattaaaatcaatataatttcttccaggattggagagatgtctcagtggttaaaagcatgtaccacttTTGCAgagacccaagtttagttcctagcactcTCAACTGTCTGTATTTCAAATCCAGGGTATCTGAAATACAATGCCCTTATCTGTTCCCCTAAGTCACTGagttttatgtatacatgtatgcatatatgtactcactatttaaaataaaaagtaaatatcttATAAATAAACAGACTCAATGACACAATGTAAATAAGACTAATGTGACACATTAATTAGAGCCCTTCTTTCTGAGGAGGATTATGAGAGAGCAGTAAAGGATGGCTGGAAAGCACAATGAAGGATACAGCCATTGCTGGATGGTGATTCTGCAGGTACTCAGTACATTGCTAAATAAttactgtcctagtttgctttctgtctctgttataaaacactctgaccaagaGCAAAttagggaagggaagggtttatttggctttcactTTCAGGTCACTGGCAGGGCAGGAATTTTAGCAAAAACTTGAAACAAAACCATAggggaatactgcttactggcttgctcacaggCTCATACTTAGCTATCTTTATCATACAGGCCAGGACCAGGAGCTTTGATCTGTCAAGGGCCTTCAGTGGACAGTGCCTGCGAGATGCCTGAGATATGCTGGACATAAGGagagctctctctcctctctcctctctcctctcccctccccatctcctctccattctttcttctcctcccttcctttttcttcaccttcacttccctcccctcttatcctttcatcctctctcttttcctctacttccttcctcctcatccctTCTCATCCCCGTCCCTCTCATTTCTCCTCTATAGATTAAAGCAACTACACCTTGATTTCACCATTCTTTCCTCTACCTCAGATTACAGGAACAGCGAGACCAGCCAAACTTTCTGTTGCCTAATTTCTGTCATTACAGTTTGTTTTCTATCTTCATAGTTCTGTTGTGAACCTAGCCTTTAACAGTCCTTGTTCTATTCCAATGCCAACAGTTTCCAACTTGCATGGTACATCAAcaatatatgatcaaaatataggtTTGAATAAAGAATTTCAACAACTCTGTCTTTTGGCAGCTTCTTCAAACTCATGTAGGGGAAAATAGGGATGACCATCTTCAATTGCTAGAGTCATGCAGAAGATTAAATCGAGTAGACTCTTGAATGAGTAGAGGATACAATTCAAAAAGCCTCCAGTAATTCCTTCCCACATACTGACGTGctgtcctctgtcttccttctgcAGGTACCGAAAGCTTCCTTATTACCACCATCCTTCTCTTTACTATGATTGTCTGAACGCCTCCATTCACTTCCTGAAGTCTCTGAAAGCCTATGGGGTAGACCCCTCCCGGGTCGTGTTCTGTGGAGACAGCATTGGAGGTGCCGCTGTAGTTGTTGTCATTCAGACCTTGTTGGGTAGAACAGATATCCCCAAGATCCGGGCTCAGGTCCTGATTTATCCAATTCTCCAGGCATTTTATTTCCAGTCCCCATCACGTCTGACGAACATAAATATCCCATTACTCACCAAAGATTTTATGATTTcctgtttttttaaatatctggcCATTGATAGCTCCTGGAAAGATGCCATATTGACAGGCGCCTGTATACCCCCAAGTGCCTGGAAGAAGTACGAGAAATGGCTAAGCCCTGACAACATCCCTAAAAAGTTCAGGACTGAATACCAGCCACCTGAGTCACCTGTACCTTTTAATGAGGCTGCTTATCTAGAAACCAAACATATAATGAATGTAGACATTTCTCCTCTTATAGCAGATGACAAAGTCATTGCTCAGCTTCCTGAGGCATTCTTAGTGAGCCTTCATTGGGACATCATCCGTGATGATGTCTTGCTCTATAAGAAGCGCTTGGAAGACCAGGGTGTTCCTGTGACCTGGCAACATGTGGAGGATGGCTTTCATGGATGCATATTATTCTTTGATAAGAAGTCATTCTCTTTTCCCTGTTCCTTGAAAATACTGAATGCTGTAGTCAATTATATAAGGGATTTATGAATGACtgctgctcagtggtagagcaacttgtgcttagcatgcacaaggtcccaCTCTAATCCATAACAGGGAAGAaagatgaaacttaaaaaaagaaataaaatatagaagatATGACAGCATCCCTGgtgctttgaatgaaaatggccaagAAGAAATCTGGCCTGAGGGTAGGGGTGAGTCTTATTGTTTTAAacctttccttttattatttattatacaaCATAGTGAATTTTGTTACGTTTTATACACAACTATTCCAAACTTTGCTCTTCTTTGATACACATACCATATCTTATCTAATGCCCCTAAATCCCCTAAATTCATCCTCAGATTCCCACTtattttcaacacacacacacacacacacacacacacacacacacacacacacacactcatacacacaagagggattcattatgtagtcctgactgCCCTGGTATttgttgtgtagaccaggctggcttcaaatttacagagttcagtctgtctctgccttcaggtgtgtgtcaccatccCCAGTACATCATTAATTCCATAATGTTTTTTACTAAGGTAGGATagaatctcaatgtagttttggTTTGTACTTTCCTGTTAACGAAAAATGgtgatttgttttctaatgtttaTTGGAcacttatgatttttaaaaagtattgtttgATTCATTTTCCCATTAATTGATTGGATGATTTGAATTTTGGCAATTAATCTTTGGATTTCTACATATTCTTGATTTTAATCCCCTGTTGAGTATATAGTGGACAAAGATTGTCTCTGATTATGCACACTGCCTAATGACTGTTGATTTATTTCCTGTGCTGAGTGACGTTTTCAAGTTTGTGCAATCCCATTTGGCCATTCTTGCTGTTGTTCTCCAGGATGCTGAAGGCCTGCTCAAAGGCCATGGCTGTGCCTGTATCTTGTGTTATCTTTATGTTTGCTCAAGCAATTTTGATGCTGCAGGTATTAAAGTCTTTGACCCATACTTAACTGATAATTGTTTAGAGAAAAGTTTAGGGGAAGAaagaatgtttctttctttgacatGTGACTATCCAATTTCCCCACTTGCATTCACTGAAGTGACTGGGTGCCTTTGTACCTTAGTGGAAAATCAAGTGGGGTGATTTGGGATTCtctattgtgggtttttttttttgtctgtttgtttgcttgcttgtttacttGGTTTGTTCAGACAAGGGCTTGATTCGTAGCCCTCTTTGGCTTGTCACTATGTAGTcaagactgacctcaaacttaggCATTCTGCATCAGCTCCCCGACACTAAAATCATATACAGGCCTGCACCTCTACACTCAGCTTGGTTTTTCAAGTAGGGATGATTTAActtcttttcaatttattttttccctcttttccttttagtGCTTTCATTAAGACTTCAAGCAACACATTAAACAGAAAGAAGGGGATGGACATACTTCCATCATCCCTGATTTATAAAGAAATGCATTTAGTTTTTCCCCATGCAGTATAATACTGTCTGTAGGTTTACCACATGTACATTTTAGTGTGTTGAAGCCTACTCTTGGTATTTATAACTTTTTTAGGGATTTCATTATGAATTAATGGTAAACATTGTCAAAGGCCTTATTTGTGTCTATGGAggtgatcatgtgatttctgccctcactcttttaaaaatgtatttcttcttaACGTGCTAGAATCTTCGTGTCTATTTATGTGCTGTGTAACTCCAACTGAATGGCATGTGTTTAACCATCCTTGCATTTCTGAGATGAAACCAACTTGATCCTCATagggtctttttgatttgttaactcagtttgcaaatattttgtaaAGTTTTACAAACATGTTCACTGGGGAACTTTTtctgttgtattctgtttttGTGCTTATCTGGTTTAGACATGAGGAGAATATTGTGTAGAATCTTTGACACTgattcttccatttctgtttaaTAGAGCAATTTGAGGAGCATTAGTCGTCAATCTTCTCTAAAACACTGCTGTTTGCTAATTGGAGGAATACCGCATCAGTAGCTCATGATGGCAGTTCGACTTCATTGTTCATTATGGATCTGTGCAAATTGTTCATAGCATCTTGATTTAATTTGGGTACTTTAGACATGCTTAGGAATTTGcccatttcttctagattttttcAGGATTTCAAGAAATTTTCTAATAATCCTCTGGATGACATTTCATCTGTTTAATGCTTTTTCATCTTTGGTTTTACTGAATTAAGGActtatgtttttattagtttGGCTAAGTTTTGGTTGATCTTGTtttggaaaaaagacagctctttcttttgttcattctttgatttattatttttttattgttaattagttattttgtttacatcccaaatgttgccttcCCCATGGCACCTCACACAATTCTTCTGCCACCCCCTCCTCTTCACTTCTGAGAGGGTGCCAATCCCAGGTATCCCCTCACCCTGGCCATCAGATCTTTATAGAATTAAGTatttcctctcctactgaggccagacaagacagacctctgctacatatgtgccagggcctCAGATCAGCCTGTgtatattctttgattggtggcgcAGTCTCTGCGAGCTCTCAGATACTCAGATTAGGTGACACTGTTGGCCTTTCTATGGGGTTGTCATCTCCTACAGTTCCTTCAGTCCtacccctaactcttccacagggatCGTTGGCCTCAGTCTAATGCTTAgctgtaagtatttgcatctgtctcagtcagctgctcgtagagtctctcagaggataggcatgctaggctcctgtctgtaagcacaacatatcataagtaatagtgtcagggtttgctGCCTGTTGATAGGATGGATTcgaagttgggccagtcactggtcagccattctttcagtctctgttccatttttatccctgcatttcttttagaaagtagcaattttgggtcaaaatttttgaaagtGGATTGGTGTCCCCATTTCTCAACTGGGGATCTTGTctgactactggaggtggtctcttcaggttccatatcactACTTTGGGGCATTTTGGCTATGTTCACCCACTTTGAGTCCTTGGAGTTTTCCCCAACCCAGGTGTCTGGGACTTTGTAGAGTTTCCCCACTTCTCACTCCCAGCAGtgacagatttccattcattctcctggccatcTGTACTTCTACCCTGTCTCTCCTCATCAATACCCAGTTCTGCCCAGTtttcctatcccattcccctctcccaccaagatccttccctccctctgccccctatGATTGctttgttcccccttgtaagtgggattgaagcatcctcatttgggtcttccttcttgtttaacttcctAGGGTCTGTgaggtgtatcatgggtattctgtactttttggctaaaatccacttaCCAGTGAAGACCtaccatgcatttccttttgggtctgggttacctcactcaggatgatattttctagttctatccatttgcctgcaaagttcattATGTCCTTGACtttttattgtataaatgaaccaaccacattttctgtatccatttttcagttgagggacatctggacaGAGCAATAGTGTTAAAAAACTCTATGATATATGTTCTGAGGCAGACAGGCTGATCAGTAGAacagaatcaaagacccagaaataaacccacatacctatgggcactttttttttttgacaaagaagccaaaaacatacagtggaagaTAAGAAAGTaccttcaacaaatagtgctggtctagcTGGTGGTATGTATctagaagaatgtaaatatatCCGTATTTATCATCCTtcaaaaagctcaagtccaagtggatcaagaacctcaacataaaacacagaatctaatagaagagaaagtgggaaatagccttgaatgcattggcaaaggacaaaatttcctgaatagaacaccaaatggctcaggctctaagatcaacaattgataaatgggacctcttgaaactgaaaagcttctgtaaggaaaagaacATTGTCAAGACAACAGCCAACAGcttgggaaaagatcattactaacactatatctgacagagggctaatatccaaaatatataaagaactcaagaaaatagacTCCAACAAGCacaataacccaattaaaacctggagtacagagctaaacagagaaatctcaataAAGGAATCTAGAATGGCCAAGGAGcgaatgcagatacttacatccaaacAGCCCCTGAAGTTGGGGAAGATttgaagttaggggaaggattgaaggagctgaaggggatggcaaccctaggaagaacaacagcatTAACTAAGCCAGACctcttagagctcccagagactatgcCACTaaccaaagattatacatggACTGGTCCATGGCCTAcaacacatatgtagaagaggactgccatgtctggcctcagtgggacaggatgtGTTTCATCCTGTacagacttgatgtcccaggaaaGAGGGAAGGTTGGGGTGGGTGAAGTGGAGGGGAGTGGGAGAGTAAGGGGGTGGATGTGTGAATCAGGGAGTACCCTCTCAGAACCAtagtggagagggagggggtgaagaactctgagaggtgggaccaggaaggggaggcaacatttggaatgtaaataaataaaataatttaataataatagtaaagaaatgttcaatatccttagtcatcagggaaatgagaatcaaaacaactctgtgattccaccttacaccagttggaatggctaagataaaaaatttaagtgACAGTACACGCTGTCAAGaatatggagaaaggggaacacacctcaattgctagtgggattgcaaactggtacaaccactctggaaatcaattttctggttcctcagaaaattggaaatagttctaattgaagacccagctatactgctcctaggcatatacccaaaagattctctaccataccacaaggacatgttccattgtgttcatagcagccttatttgtaatagccagaaactgtaaacaactcaaatgttcctttaatttattctttatattccCTTCACTTCACATCAAATCTACTAGGATTTTGATTCTTTATTTCCATCCAGTTGTTTTGCTTTAtctcattcttatttttctaagaatctttttccttttattaaatgtgttctttaatgtatttttatgattGACTGccattttttcttcctgtctttgtgatattactttaattattttttggtaACATTGGCTTTGTAGTGGTGAGTGGTTaacttgtgtttgtctttcttaCTCTTCTATTGCTAATGTGACCTTTGTGGAGACAGTATTTGTAGTTtgcagttgatttttttttttaatttgagctTGAAATGAACCATGCCAAGATTTGCTGGCTTTAATGGCTTCTGttaagaagtcttttttttttttttttaatcctgatgGTTTTGCTTTCCTAACCCAGGTAGCAGCATTTCTCTCAGCTGCGATACTGTTTCTATAGCaaatattttaactataataTGAAATGTGCTTTGTTTATCATGTCTTCTTGGGATTTTAATTGCCTCTTGTGCTGGAATAAGTACTATTTACCCTAGATTTGGGGTGTTTCTGATAGATTTTCATTAGATGGGCGTTTATCCCTTTGATTTTCATCTTAGCTTCTTCTACCCGTACCCTGACAGATTTGATCCCGTGATCACATCCCAGAGTTCTTGAAATTTGTGGTtatgtttgtttaaattttctaGATGGATGTCATGTTTTCTTGGCCTTAACTTCTTTTCTTGCCCTCTGTATGAGCTGGTTTCTGCATGGCAGTTATCACTGTAGTTTGATTTGTTGAGTTTTCTTTCccaacatacattttttttccaaacctCAACTTTCTTGCTGAAGTTCTCAGACAGAGGACTGAAATTTTCAGAGATATTGCTGACTTCCTTTTCTAGACCTTGAATGCACTTCCTCATGCTATAGGTCTGTTTATCATCATTGACATCCTTGATCTTTCTTACAGTTAGACTTCTGGTTACTTCTATACCGTGTCAACCACTTCTGTACCTTAGGAATTGCTCTTTGGAGAGTTGCTGTGCTTTGGGCAGTTGTGTTGTCACTTTctcaattttcttgtttctttgatgaaattttcaaaaatctcTTGATGCAACTAAAGCTTCCACTTTGGTCTGATTAGTCGCATTCTCTTGAGACCTCAACTCTAAATCAACCACTCAAGACTAAAGAAAAGAACTCACTGTAATACCACCACCATTGAATTAGTCATACTTAGACTTAAAACTGATTAAATCCAACTACTATAATACCAATGAACATAGACATGCAAATGAGATATTAGCtgtggaatttaaaaaattaattgtgattaaaaagtaataaataaatgaaaagcaaggggaagggacagagggagcagaaagagggtagagaaaaaagtataaagaagcaaaaattttaaaatgcaaagaaatagaagaaagaataagaatgGTAGAAATAAGGAGAGAAAAAGTCAAGAAATTAAACAACTGATTGCACAATAAAGAAGAATGCCAGCTGGATATAgtgttgcatgcctttagccACAGtgcttgggagccagaggcaagtggatctctgtgaattcagggACAGGCTGGTCTACAGGTAGAGTTTCAGGACttctctgttacacagagaaaccctatctcaaagaaagaagaaaagagaaaaatgtataaGGATACTTAAATGCAAGAAGGAGAATAACATGTTTTAGGGgggatttaaaaagtaaaatattaaaattatagtaaAAAGCTAAAGTACAAACATTAagggcaaaagaaagaaaaaaagtgatatGAGAAGGAAGTGGAGTAGCTTATTTCTGGGTCCTTTAATGTCTGAGCCTGCAAAGGGGAGGTATGGTTAATTGACTTAGCAATCTTTTGTTGGTTGTAATATTCTGGCTAGTACTCAGAGCCTCAGTTCATCAAAAATTGCCTGGAGCTCCCCTTTTGTGATCAAGGAATAAATATTATCCACACATAGGCTAGGAACTTGTGGCCTAGAAAATTCTTACTCATCCCAAATATTCCCATTTGTGCACTCTAGGATGGTCAAGGGTGGCCTATGTCAAGGTCAAGAGTGGCTCTTGAGTGTACTGGAGAGTAGGATAAGCATATCAAACAACAAGGTGTGTAATGAGAACACACCTCAGTTCTTTTAGATCCTTCCCAGAAGTGAATCCTACAGGAAGGAGGGGGCTGATACTGCTCTGATGAACCTGAACTTCAGCATTCTTATTCTTGCTGGCTACAAACTCTTTGTCAGAGAGTTATTGATAAACTAAAAGAGCAGCCTATTGATCACATACTTATATATCAGTCCCTGAAGCTATTCTAAATAATAGAATTTGTGCCTCAGTATAGAGGGTAGGATCACCCACTGCACCACCATAGCCCAAGCACCCTCagccttctttttcttcaagacTGTATCATGTGGTGATCTCACACCCAGAGAGTCCACAGCCTTCCTCATTTGTAATTATCTTGTTTTTAAGGCACCAAAGTATGTATGTTTCAAATAGGCCCCATTTCAAGATGGTGTAAGGATGTATCCCTGAGAGATATAGGAAATTCCAAAACGGACTTTTCCATTTCTGAGGAGACTACTCACCCCAGATGAAGGGCAAACATCAAAGTAAGAATAATACCAAAGTCCATCTTGGTGATTCAATACGTTTATTACAGGAATATGACTAAGGAGTCATTTTTAGGAATAGAAATGCCCCGAGGACAGTGAATTACAGAGATCACTCCAAGGCATGGCTGATAGCTCACAAAAATTGGTACTATGGAGTACACTACATAACTTGAAGGTAGCTTAGCAGGCTGTATGTCATCTCTTCCAGGAAGTTCAGTGTATTTGAGTCTCTCAATGGGAGTCAGACTGATTTGAGCCTGTCTCTCACCAATCCTTATTATTTATGTAACCTTGAAGAGGGAGGTGCATTATACTTTtgctcagtttcagggatttcctgaagctTTGGAGTTGTTTATTTCTGAAGCCTAAAGGAATCTTTCTTTAGAACTTCCTCAGTCTTAAGTAGCTTCTCTGAAGAAGTTGTTACTCAATGGAAATCACAGTCAAACCAAGTTCCCCAGCTGATTTAAAGGATTTAAGACATGTGAGAACCTTAAGCTTGCCCTGCAACTGAGACTGACAGCctctttttattacattattcttgtgtcctggctagttttatggcaacttgacacaagctagagtcatctgagaggagggaacctcaattgagaaaatgtctccataagattcagctttagaatattttctaaattaatgatAGAAGGGAGAGGACTCAgctcattgtaggtggtgccatccttgggctgggtggtcctgagttctataaaaaagcaggctgagcaagccatggagagcaagccagcaagtacCACGTCTCCATAGTCTCTGCCTCAGCACTGGCTTCCAAATTCCTggcctgtttgagttcttgtcctgttTTCAGTGATGAACTGATAAAAGAaactgaatgaaataaaaaccttgtcttcctcaagctgcttttggtcacagtgtttcatcacagcaatagtaaccctaacaaaGACTCTTGGCTTACATTAACAATGAGGTTTTGGCTTCCAGTGTTCTGTTGGAGAGGTGGGAGCAGATGTCTTGGTCTGCATTCCTTTTTGCTCCATGGCCTTCAGTTCCCACTTGCCTTTCACAGGTTCTGTCAGTATTTTCATGCTTTCCAATattcttcctctattttcttgaatttttaagCAGTTGAACTATGAAGAACAGATGCCAACACCCAGTCACACTGTCAATAGTGAAACTTTACACATGCTGCTGAAACATTGTGGAAACATGCTCATTTGGGTAAAATGGTGATCATTGTTCATGACATCACAGTCTGTCATCAAAGTATAGCTCCCACAGGCTCCACTTGGCCTAAGaaaagtggtttttaaagaaattctgtcCAGATACCGGGTATCAAAGtgaaatcaggatcagataaaccatctaaacagtcccatagcccctaaagaaatagaagcagtcattaaaagtttccaaacctctgtgttagtcagatactgtcagagcctctcaggagatagctaaatttaggctggcttgcccttccttcagtctttgctccaNNNNNNNNNNNNNNNNNNNNNNNNNNNNNNNNNNNNNNNNNNNNNNNNNNNNNNNNNNNNNNNNNNNNNNNNNNNNNNNNNNNNNNNNNNNNNNNNNNNNNNNNNNNNNNNNNNNNNNNNNNNNNNNNNNNNNNNNNNNNNNNNNNNNNNNNNNNNNNNNNNNNNNNNNNNNNNNNNNNNNNNNNNNNNNNNNNNNNNNNNNNNNNNNNNNNNNNNNNNNNNNNNNNNNNNNNNNNNNNNNNNNNNNNNNNNNNNNNNNNNNNNNNNNNNNNNNNNNNNNNNNNNNNNNNNNNNNNNNNNNNNNNNNNNNNNNNNNNNNNNNNNNNNNNNNNNNNNNNNNNNNNNNNNNNNNNNNNNNNNNNNNNNNNNNNNNNNNNNNNNNNNNNNNNNNNNNNNNNNNNNNNNNNNNNNNNNNNNNNNNNNNNNNNNNNNNNNNNNNNNNNNNNNNNNNNNNNNNNNNNNNNNNNNNNNNNNNNNNNNNNNNNNNNNNNNNNNNNNNNNttcagtgcagaattctaccagaccttcaaagaagacctaacaccaaaTACTCTTTatactattccacaaaatagaaacagaaggaacactacccaattcattctatgaaaccatagttacactgataccaaaaccacacaaagacctaataaagaaagagaacttcagaccaatttcccttatgaatatcaatggaaaaatattcaataaaattctcacaaactgaaccaaagaaaatcaaaaccacaatcaagtaggtttcattccagggatgcagggatggctcaatatatggaaatttatCAACGTAATCTACTAcattaacaaactcaaagaaaaaaagcacatgatcatttcattagatgttgaaaaagcatttgacaaaatttaacatccctttatgttaaaagtcttaggaatatcaggaattcaaggcccacacctaaacatagtaaatgcaatatacagcaaaccagtagccaacatcaaactaaatggagagaaactttagcaatcccactaaaatcagggactagacaaggctgcccactctctccctatctattcatatagtacttgaagttctagctagatgAATTAGACAacaagtagggagagggaacttacagagcacacctctagcaggaagacaggccatcaaatgagggagatgggggccatcctacagtcacaactctgacccattattgttcctgtctgaaagaattgcagggactaaaatggagaggagcctgaggaaaagaaggtccagcaataggcccaaagtgggatccagctcaaggggaggtctcaaggcctgatactattactgaggctatagagtgctcacaaaaaggaaacTAACATGACTGCAGTCcaaaagacccagcaagcagctgaaagagtcagaggcagatatttgcacccaatcaatagacagaagcatctgacccctgtggttgaattagggaaggctgaaagaagctgaggagaagggtgatcctgtaggagggccagcagtctcaattaatctggaccccccaaatctctcaaacactggactgcAAAACAGAcaccatacaccagctgatatgaggcccccaacacacatacaatagagaacttctgggtctgtgttcattcagagatgatgcacctaaccctcaagagactggaggccccagggaatttagaagtcag from Mastomys coucha isolate ucsf_1 unplaced genomic scaffold, UCSF_Mcou_1 pScaffold18, whole genome shotgun sequence carries:
- the LOC116095659 gene encoding arylacetamide deacetylase-like 4, which translates into the protein MLYLLGFLFATIFLLVLGINVWVLIDTLLTIDVPSSIPNPMKFRILHYCFQLTTTWGNILEKMNICSMPQFSRFVQDCLVLKNNLGVFVKDLHFGTVPVRLFYPKAASSKPRRGIVFFHGGGGVIGSLDCYHNLCTFLARETDSVLVSVGYRKLPYYHHPSLYYDCLNASIHFLKSLKAYGVDPSRVVFCGDSIGGAAVVVVIQTLLGRTDIPKIRAQVLIYPILQAFYFQSPSRLTNINIPLLTKDFMISCFFKYLAIDSSWKDAILTGACIPPSAWKKYEKWLSPDNIPKKFRTEYQPPESPVPFNEAAYLETKHIMNVDISPLIADDKVIAQLPEAFLVSLHWDIIRDDVLLYKKRLEDQGVPVTWQHVEDGFHGCILFFDKKSFSFPCSLKILNAVVNYIRDL